In Magnetococcales bacterium, one genomic interval encodes:
- a CDS encoding EAL domain-containing protein — MSMRFQFIVLFAVPLLVGVGWIAALSFHWTERAMVESALLAMDQSNLAVVREIDNGLERNANLPGDGSRPAAHPVDGPLTEGAGIWLQDVLRRMAGHRDPFLHVLILDPAGRVIADSLRETPLQAGSSPQESVGAQREPDFPSAVALHASERWKSILERMRTGASGSDWFEEAGERHHVVFHPLPALVGWSVVQVRPHHALVSGGRNSLNELRLALVLITVATLLLAVALIRNRVGRIVTPLTDLTRAMDLMAQGSLDFFRRVPEKGEDEVALLARTFNRMLATLDKNTDAKVYTEQILGAMVDGFLVLDREIRIQRVNVALVTLLEETEEKLIGRHLDALLPDPSFCAIMYRDLLSDRQFRFQETVFLTADGRQVAVSISSSLLRQDDEIVGTVILVQDIRQRKRNEEQLHFLANFDVLTHLPNRSLLVERLSQSLVRAPWRNTSVGLMHCALDRFKTINETLGHRAGDELLKEVANRLQSNVREGDTVARVGGDEFLILLKDMARAEDVIHLARKISNAIAMSVTLSNGQEVFITASIGISLFPENGTSTDELLKNADLATQFAKAQGKNQFSFFSAEMNRKGAQRLSMERDLRRAIERCELEAHYQPRWDLKQDRLVGAEALVRWRRGGEKLVSPGEFLPLAEELGLIEAIDLWMVREVCRQARQWLDAGRPPLRLSVNLSHHLFGRTDLVEVIRQIITESALEPHALELELTEAIVMHDVGHAMNALQAFREMGIHLAVDDFGTGYSSFSHLRRLPVHVLKIDRSFVREITTHREDAAITHAIISLAHTLGLRATAEGAEEQAQRDLLTRLGCDELQGYLISRPLPAKEMEERFLPKG, encoded by the coding sequence ATGTCCATGCGATTTCAGTTTATTGTGTTGTTTGCCGTACCACTGCTCGTCGGAGTGGGATGGATCGCGGCCCTCTCTTTCCACTGGACCGAACGGGCCATGGTGGAAAGCGCGTTGCTCGCCATGGATCAATCCAATCTGGCCGTGGTCCGGGAGATCGACAACGGTTTGGAACGCAATGCCAATCTTCCGGGTGATGGTTCCCGGCCCGCTGCCCATCCGGTCGATGGCCCCCTGACGGAAGGGGCCGGGATCTGGTTGCAAGATGTCTTGCGTCGTATGGCGGGGCATCGGGATCCTTTTCTTCATGTCCTCATTTTAGACCCCGCGGGACGGGTGATCGCCGACAGCCTGCGGGAGACCCCCTTGCAGGCCGGTTCCAGTCCTCAGGAGTCCGTCGGGGCGCAACGGGAGCCGGATTTTCCCTCTGCCGTCGCCCTCCACGCCTCGGAGCGGTGGAAATCCATCCTGGAACGGATGCGCACTGGCGCCAGCGGCAGCGACTGGTTTGAAGAGGCGGGAGAACGTCACCATGTGGTCTTTCATCCCCTGCCGGCCTTGGTGGGTTGGAGTGTCGTCCAGGTGCGTCCCCATCATGCCCTGGTGTCGGGTGGTCGCAACAGCCTCAATGAATTGCGTCTGGCTCTGGTCCTGATCACGGTGGCCACGTTGCTGCTGGCTGTGGCCTTGATCCGCAACCGGGTGGGACGGATCGTCACCCCCTTGACCGACCTGACCCGCGCCATGGACCTCATGGCTCAAGGCTCCCTGGACTTTTTTCGGCGTGTCCCCGAAAAGGGAGAGGACGAAGTCGCCCTGCTGGCCCGCACCTTCAACCGCATGCTCGCCACCCTCGACAAAAACACTGATGCCAAGGTCTATACCGAGCAGATCCTCGGAGCCATGGTGGATGGCTTCTTGGTGCTGGATCGGGAAATCCGCATCCAGCGGGTCAACGTCGCCCTGGTGACCCTGCTGGAAGAAACAGAGGAAAAACTGATCGGACGCCATCTGGACGCGCTGCTTCCGGATCCCTCTTTTTGCGCGATCATGTATCGGGATCTGCTGTCCGACCGTCAGTTTCGTTTTCAAGAGACGGTCTTTCTCACCGCCGATGGCCGTCAGGTGGCGGTTTCCATCTCCAGCAGCCTGTTGCGCCAGGATGACGAGATCGTGGGCACGGTCATTTTGGTGCAGGATATCCGTCAGCGCAAACGCAACGAAGAACAGCTCCATTTTCTGGCCAATTTCGACGTGTTGACCCATCTGCCCAACCGGTCGTTGCTGGTGGAGCGTCTGAGTCAATCCCTGGTGCGGGCGCCCTGGCGCAACACCAGTGTGGGGCTGATGCATTGCGCCCTGGACCGCTTCAAGACCATCAACGAAACCTTGGGACACCGGGCCGGGGATGAACTTCTCAAGGAAGTCGCCAACCGCCTCCAGTCCAACGTGCGGGAGGGGGATACGGTGGCCCGGGTGGGCGGGGATGAATTCCTGATTCTGCTCAAGGACATGGCCCGCGCCGAGGATGTGATCCATCTGGCCAGGAAAATCTCCAACGCCATCGCCATGTCCGTCACCTTGTCCAATGGGCAGGAGGTGTTCATCACCGCCAGCATCGGGATCAGTCTGTTTCCGGAAAACGGCACCAGCACCGATGAACTGCTCAAGAATGCCGATCTGGCCACCCAGTTTGCCAAGGCCCAGGGCAAGAATCAATTCAGTTTCTTCTCGGCGGAAATGAATCGCAAAGGCGCCCAGCGGCTGTCGATGGAGCGGGATTTGCGCCGGGCCATCGAGCGGTGTGAACTGGAGGCCCATTATCAACCCCGCTGGGATTTGAAACAGGATCGGCTGGTGGGGGCGGAGGCTTTGGTGCGCTGGCGCCGGGGGGGCGAAAAACTGGTTTCCCCCGGGGAGTTTTTACCTTTGGCGGAAGAGTTGGGACTGATCGAGGCTATCGATTTATGGATGGTGCGGGAGGTGTGTCGTCAGGCGCGGCAATGGTTGGATGCGGGACGACCCCCGTTGCGCCTGTCGGTCAATCTGTCCCACCATCTGTTTGGTCGCACCGATCTGGTGGAGGTGATCCGGCAGATCATCACCGAAAGCGCCCTGGAACCCCATGCCCTGGAACTGGAGTTGACCGAAGCCATCGTCATGCACGACGTGGGACACGCCATGAACGCCCTCCAGGCGTTCCGGGAGATGGGGATCCATCTGGCAGTGGACGATTTTGGCACCGGCTACTCGTCGTTTTCCCATTTGCGCCGTTTGCCGGTGCATGTGCTCAAGATCGACCGCTCCTTCGTGCGGGAGATCACCACCCATCGGGAGGACGCGGCCATCACCCACGCCATCATCTCTCTGGCCCACACCCTGGGGCTGCGGGCCACCGCCGAAGGGGCCGAGGAACAGGCCCAGCGCGATCTGTTGACCCGTTTGGGGTGCGACGAGTTGCAAGGCTATCTGATCAGCCGACCCCTCCCCGCCAAGGAGATGGAAGAGCGGTTCCTTCCGAAAGGATGA
- a CDS encoding CZB domain-containing protein: MNQVDLGIARMAHVLWESELEEMVQKHRKTIHLTSHVDCELGVWLHGDGIRELYHLDPVRRLVGVHEQFHQAADRLVSLIAMDSEENIEREMNRVRSLSRDIVYFITEAELDYLEHKPLSDFSAHPVKSFIHRLFNIHIPDSGEIEKRGVLEVSHARLMHLRWSRQLLRAFQHWGKDSTLEPSDVCSVGVWIQEVGLKSKRIIGIVQELDEKHQLFHTRAEETIRLLRRKNFRRSEDVFNEVVNLGREVLYLLTRIELAFLQSGEVASPINLLGR; this comes from the coding sequence TGGCCCATGTGCTTTGGGAATCCGAACTGGAAGAAATGGTCCAAAAGCATCGAAAAACGATCCACCTGACCTCCCATGTGGATTGTGAACTGGGCGTATGGCTGCATGGAGACGGAATCCGGGAGTTGTACCATCTGGATCCGGTGCGGCGTCTGGTGGGGGTGCACGAGCAGTTTCATCAAGCCGCCGATCGTCTGGTCTCGTTGATTGCCATGGATTCGGAGGAGAACATCGAACGGGAGATGAACCGGGTACGCAGCCTGAGCCGCGATATCGTCTATTTCATCACCGAAGCGGAACTGGATTACCTGGAACACAAACCCTTGAGCGATTTTTCCGCCCATCCGGTCAAGAGTTTCATCCATCGTTTGTTCAACATCCACATCCCCGATTCAGGGGAGATCGAAAAACGGGGGGTTCTGGAGGTCAGTCATGCCCGATTGATGCACCTGCGTTGGTCCCGTCAACTGCTGCGGGCCTTCCAGCACTGGGGCAAGGATTCGACTTTGGAACCTTCCGATGTTTGCAGTGTGGGGGTATGGATCCAGGAAGTGGGACTCAAAAGCAAAAGAATCATTGGCATTGTTCAAGAGTTGGATGAAAAGCACCAATTGTTCCACACCAGGGCCGAAGAGACCATCCGTTTGTTGCGCCGGAAAAATTTCCGCAGATCCGAAGATGTCTTCAATGAAGTGGTCAATCTGGGGCGGGAGGTTTTGTATCTGCTGACGCGGATCGAATTGGCTTTTCTGCAATCCGGAGAGGTGGCCTCCCCCATCAATCTGCTGGGGCGGTGA